CTGCCGACGTTCGACGGGGGTGATCATCTGCACCCGAACGACAAGGGGATGCAGGCACTGGCGGACTCGGTCCGGCTCGGTGATCTGGAGTGCCACCGCACCGGCGGGTGAGCCGGTACGGGGCCGGGGGGCGGCACGACAGCATCGAGGCCGGCCGGACAGCTGTCCGGCCGGCCTCGGTCCGTTCCACCCGCCGCCCGGGCTCAGTTCTTGTTGGACGGGCCGCCGATCTGGATACCGGCCATCCGGGTCCATTCGTACGGACCGGTGCGGACCTTCGCGGCGAATTCCCCGTCGAAGGACTCGTGCATAGTGATCCCGGCCTTCCGCGTGGCGCTCTCGGCGACCGCGTACGACGGGGCGACCAGATCGCCCCAGCCGCCGTCCTCACCCACGAGAACGATGCGGGCGCCCATCTGCCCGATGTAGGCGAGCTGTCCCTCCGCGCCGCCGTGCGCCTTGGAGAAGGCGCCGATCTGCTTGGCGAGCTTCGCCGCCCTGCGCTCAGCGCGGGCCGCCTGCTTGCCGCTCTCCACCTGGGTCTGTGCCGTCTCTGCCATGGTCAGGATGCTACCGATGGGTAGCTGAACTGGCGACGGGCGGGGCGCGTGGCATGGGCCACGTGCCCCGCCCGTCGGCAGGAGTCGTTGCAGCGGGACTACCTCAGGAAGGGGTCGACCGCCACGGCGACGAAGAGCAGCGAGACATAGGTGATCGACCAGTGGAACAGCCGCATCTCCTTGAGCTTGGCCCCGGACACCCCGGCCTTCGCCCGGGCCTGCAGGCCGTGTGCCTCCCAGAGCCAGAACCCGCCGGTCAGCAGCGCCACCGCGGTGTAGAACCACCCGGTGTAGCCGAGGGGAGTGAGCAGCAGGGAGACGGCCACCATCACCCAGCTGTAGAGGACGATCTGGCGGGCCACCACCCGATTGGAGGCGATGACCGGAAGCATCGGGACGCCGACGCGGGCGTAGTCGTCCTTCACCTTCATCGACAGCGGCCAGTAGTGCGGCGGCGTCCAGAAGAAGATGACGGCGAAGAGGATGACGGCGGCCCAGGACATCGAGTCGGTCACGGCGGACCAGCCGATGAGGACCGGCATGCAGCCCGCGATGCCTCCCCAGACGATGTTCTGCGAGGTCCGGCGCTTCAGCAGCATCGTGTAGACCACGACGTAGAAGAGCAGCGCACCGAGCGACAGCGCCGCCGACAGCCAGTTGACCAGCAGTCCGAACCAGACCGTCGAGATCACCGCGAGGGCGATGCCGAAGGCCAGGCACTCGCGCGGGCTCACCATTCCCGTGACCAGCGGACGCTGCGACGTCCGATCCATCAGCGCGTCGATGTCGCGGTCGATGTACATGTTCAGCGCATTGGCACCACCCGCGGAGAGATATCCGCCGACGGTGGTGGTGAGAACGAGCCACAGATCGGGTACACCCTGAGCGGCGAGGAACATCACCGGAACAGTGGTGATCAGCAACAGCTCGATGATCCGGGGCTTGGTCAGTGCCACGAATGCCTTGACACGGACCCCGAACGGGCGATGGCCCCCTGGGCTGGGAGTCAAGGCGACCCCTGCGGGTCGGGACTCGACGGCCGTCACGCACACCCCTGACAGAGAAATCCCAGCAAGCTCCGGGCGTGAAGGCCCGGTAAAGACTTGCGCGAACCAGACCACTGTAGACGTTGGGGACAGGCCCCCCTTCGCGGGGGTGGGGTCGTGTTGAAGTGGCTCACTAGCAGGCGCCCGTGCTCATAGGAGTGGCCCGGTCGCGCATCGGTGGCGGACCTCGCTCATGGGAGTGGGGTGGCGGCGCACAAGAAAAGAGCCTCGCTCATCGGAGTGACACAGCGGCACATAAGTAAGAGGACACGCTCATCGGAGGGCCCAGAAGTAGGGGTTCACGCTCATCGGAGTAGCGCATCGGTGAGCCGTTGCGCTCATACGGGAGGCGAACTCAGCGGGCCGCCTGCACCCTGGAAAGCAGCCGGAAAATGCATGTTCCGACGGGGGTAGGCTCGACAACGCCCGGTGCGGTCACAGTCACCGGTTTACAACAGTGGAGAGGAGCCCTGACTCAGGGTGAGCACCAAGCCGACCACCACAGACCTCCAGTGGACCGAATTGGACCAGCGGGCCGTGGACACTGTCCGCGTCCTTGCCGCCGACGCCGTACAGAAGGTCGGAAACGGCCACCCGGGCACGGCGATGAGCCTGGCTCCCGCCGCGTACACCCTCTTCCAGAAGGTGATGCGGCACGACCCCGCCGACGCGGAGTGGACCGGTCGCGACCGGTTCGTGCTCTCGGCGGGTCACAGCAGCCTGACCCTCTACATCCAGCTCTACCTGGCCGGGTACGGCCTGGAGCTCGATGACCTCAAGGCTTTCCGTACCTGGGGTTCCAAGACCCCCGGGCACCCGGAGTACGGCCACACCACCGGCGTCGAGACGACCACGGGCCCGCTGGGCCAGGGTGTCGCCAACGCGGTGGGCATGGCGATGGCCGCCCGCTACGAGCGCGGCCTGTTCGACCCGGAGGCGGCCCCCGGCACCTCCCCGTTCGACCACATGGTCTGGGTCGTCGCCGGCGACGGCTGCCTCCAGGAGGGCATCTCCGCGGAGGCGTCCTCGCTGGCCGGGCACCAGAAGCTCGGCAACCTGGTCCTGCTGTGGGACGACAACCACATCTCCATCGAGGGCGACACGGAGACCGCGGTCTCCGAGGACACCCTGAAGCGGTACGAGGCGTACGGCTGGCACGTCCAGCGCGTCGACCAGCTGCCCAGCGGCGACCTGGACCCGGCGGGCCTGTACCGGGCGCTGCAGGCCGCCAAGGCCGAGACCGAGCGTCCGTCGTTCATCGCGGCCCGCTCGATCATCGCCTGGCCCGCCCCGCACGCCCAGAACACCGAGGCCTCGCACGGCTCGGCGCTCGGCGCCGAAGAGGTCGCCGCGACGAAGAAGGTCCTCGGCTTCGACCCGGAGAAGTCCTTCGAGGTCTCCGACGAGGTGATCTCCCACACCCGTGAGGCACTGGACCGCGGCCGCGAGGCCAAGGCCGAGTGGGAGAAGTCCCTCGCCGCCTGGCGCACCGCCAACCCGGAGCGCGCCGCCGAGTTCGACCGGATCTCCGCGGGCGAGCTGCCCACGGGCTGGGAGGACAAGCTTCCGGTCTTCGAGCCGGGCAAGAGCGTCGCCACGCGCGCCGCCTCCGGCAAGGTGCTCCAGCAGCTCGGCGCGATCATCCCCGAGCTGTGGGGCGGCTCCGCCGACCTCGCGGGCTCGAACAACACCACGATCGACAAGACGTCGTCGTTCCTCCCCGCGGGCAACCCGCTGCCCGAGGCGGACCCGTACGGCCGCACGATCCACTTCGGTATCCGCGAGCACGCCATGGCCGCGGCCATGAACGGCATCGCACTGCACGGCAACACCCGCGTCTACGGCGGCACCTTCCTGGTGTTCTCCGACTACATGCGCAACGCCGTGCGCCTGTCCGCACTGATGCACCTGCCGGTGACGTACGTGTGGACGCACGACTCGATCGGTCTCGGCGAGGACGGCCCGACCCACCAGCCGGTGGAGCACCTGGCCTCGCTGCGCGCCATTCCGGGCCTGAACATCGTCCGCCCGGCCGACGCCAACGAGACCGCCATCGCCTGGCGCGAGATCCTGCGCCGCTACACCAAGGTGTTCGGCAAGGGCGCCCCGCACGGTCTGGCGCTGACCCGCCAGGGCGTGCCGACGTACGAGGCGAACGAGGACGCGGCCAAGGGCGGCTACGTGCTCTTCGAGGCCGAGGGCGGCAACGCCCAGGTACTCCTGATCGGTACGGGCTCCGAGGTGCACCTCGCCGTCGAGGCGCGCGAGGAGCTGCAGGCGGCCGGCATCCCGACCCGTGTGGTGTCGATGCCGTCGGTCGAGTGGTTCGAGGAGCAGGACCAGGCTTACAAGGACAGCGTTCTGCCGCCGTCCGTGAAGGCCCGGGTCGCGGTCGAGGCCGGCATCGGTCTGACCTGGCACCGGTACGTCGGTGACGCCGGCCGGATCGTCTCGCTGGAGCACTTCGGTGCCTCGGCCGACGCCAAGGTCCTCTTCCGCGAGTTCGGTTTCACGGGCGAGCACGTCGCCGCCGCCGCGCGGGAATCTCTCGCCGCCGCCGCACGCTGACGCCGTTATACGACTAGTAGGAGATGCAATTCTCATGACAGACGCACTCAAGCGCCTCTCCGACGAGGGCGTGGCGATCTGGCTCGATGACCTGTCGCGCAAGCGGATCACCTCGGGCAACCTCGCCGAGCTGATCGACCAGCAGCACGTCGTGGGCGTCACCACCAACCCGTCGATCTTCCAGAAGGCGATCTCGCACGGCGACGGTTACGAGCAGCAGCTCACCGACCTCGCCACCCGCAAGGTCACCGTCGACGAGGCCATCCGCATGATCACGACGGCCGATGTACGGGACGCCGCGGACATCCTGCGTCCCGTCTTCGACGCCACGGACGGCCAGGACGGCCGGGTCTCCATCGAGGTCGACCCGCGCCTGGCCCACCACACCGACGCCACCGTCGCCGAGGCCAAGCAGCTGGCCTGGCTGGTGGACCGGCCCAACACGCTCATCAAGATCCCGGCGACGAAGGCCGGTCTCCCGGCGATCACCGCGGTCATCGGCAAGGGCATCAGCGTCAACGTCACGCTGATCTTCTCGCTGGAGCGCTACCGCGAGGTCATGGACGCCTACCTGGCGGGCCTGGAGAAGGCGAAGGCCGCGGGCCTGGACATCTCCAAGATCCACTCGGTGGCCTCGTTCTTCGTCTCCCGCGTCGACTCCGAGATCGACAAGCGGCTCGACGCGATCGGCACCGACGAGGCCAAGGCGCTCAAGGGCAAGGCGGCGCTCGCCAACGCCCGGCTGGCGTACGAGGCGTTCGAGGAAGTCTTCTCCTCGGAGCGCTGGGCCGCGCTGGACAAGGCGCAGGCCAACAAGCAGCGTCCGCTGTGGGCCTCGACCGGTGTGAAGGACCCCGCGTACAAGGACACCCTGTACGTCGACGACCTGGTCGCTCCCGGCACGGTGAACACCATGCCGGAGGCCACCCTGGACGCCACGGCGGACCACGGACAGATCACGGGCAACACCATCGCCGGCACCTACGAGCAGGCCCGTGCCGAGCTCGACGCCGTCGGGAAGCTCGGGATCTCCTACGACGACGTCGTCCAGCTCCTTGAGGACGAGGGCGTCGAGAAGTTCGAGGCGTCGTGGATCGACCTGCTCAACTCGACCGAGGCGGAACTCAAGCGCCTCGCCCCTTCGGAGGGCTGACCACCTTGTCTGGTGTTCCCGGAGCCAACCCGCTTCGTGACGCCCAGGACCGACGGCTCCCGCGCATCGCGGGGCCGTCGGGCCTGGTGATCTTTGGCGTCACGGGCGATTTGTCCCGTAAAAAGCTGATGCCCGCCGTCTACGACCTGGCCAATCGCGGCCTGTTGCCGCCGGGCTTCTCCCTCATCGGTTTCGCGCGCCGCGAGTGGCACGACGAGGACTTCGCACAGGAGGTCCACGACGCCGTCAAGCAGCACGCCCGCACCCCGTTCCGCGAAGAGGTCTGGCAGCAGCTCATCCAGGGGATGCGCTTCGTCCAGGGCAACTTCGACGACGACGACGCCTTCGAGACGCTGAAGGCCACGATCCAGGAGCTCGACAAGGCACAGGGCACGGGCGGCAACTTCGCCTTCTACCTGTCCGTGCCGCCGAAGTTCTTCCCCAAGGTCGTCCAGCAGCTCAAGAAGCACGGTCTCGCGGAACAGAAGGAGGGCTCCTGGCGGCGCGCCGTCATCGAGAAGCCCTTCGGCCACGACCTGGCCAGCGCGCAGGAGCTCAACCAGCTCGTGCACGATGTGTTCCCGCCCAACGAGGTCTTCCGGATCGACCACTACCTGGGCAAGGAGACGGTCCAGAACATCCTGGCGCTGCGGTTCGCCAACACGATGTTCGAGCCGATCTGGAACAGGTCGTACGTCGACCACGTCCAGATCACGATGGCCGAGGACATCGGCATCGGCGGCCGGGCCGGCTACTACGACGGCATCGGCGCCGCCCGTGACGTCATCCAGAACCACCTGCTCCAGCTGCTGGCGCTCACCGCGATGGAGGAGCCCGGCTCCTTCCACCCGAAGGCCCTGGTCGCCGAGAAGCTCAAGGTGCTCACGGCGGTGGAGCTGCCGGAGGACCTGGGCAAGCACACGGTCCGCGCCCAGTACGCGCACGCGTGGCAGGGCGGCGAGGAGGTCCCCGGCTACCTCGAAGAGGACGGCATCGACCCCAAGTCGAAGACCGACACCTACGCCGCGATCAAGCTGACGATCAACAACCGCCGCTGGGCGGGCGTGCCGTTCTACCTCCGTACCGGAAAGCGGCTCGGCCGACGGGTCACGGAGATCGCGGTCGTCTTCAAGCGCGCCCCGTATCTGCCCTTCGAATCCGGTGCGACCGAGGAGCTGGGCGGCAACGCCCTGGTCATCCGGGTCCAGCCGGACGAGGGCGTCACCGTGCGGTTCGGCTCCAAGGTGCCGGGCACCTCGATGGAGGTCCGGGACGTCACGATGGACTTCGCCTACGGCGAGTCCTTCACCGAGTCCAGCCCGGAGGCGTACGAGCGGCTCATCCTCGATGTGCTGCTCGGCGACGCCAACCTCTTCCCGCGGCACCAGGAGGTCGAACTCTCCTGGAACATCCTCGACCCGATCGAGGAGTACTGGGACAGGCACGGCAAGCCCGCGCAGTACCCGGCGGGCACCTGGGGCCCGGCCGAGGCGGACGAGATGCTTGCACGAGACGGACGGAGCTGGCGTCGGCCATGAAGATCGATCTCACGGAAACCACTTCCAGCAAGATCAACCAGGCGTTGGTCTCGGCCCGCCGCGCCATCGGCACCCCGGCCATCGGCATGGTGCTCACCCTCGTCATCGTCACCGACGAGGAGAACGCCTACGACGCCCTCAAGTCGGCCGGTGACGCCTCGCGCGAGCACCCCTCGCGGATCATCGCGGTGATCAAGCGGGTCAGCCGCTCGCCGCGCAGCCGCCGGGACGCCCGGCTCGACGCCGAGGTGCGGGTCGGTTCCGACGCGGGCACCGGCGAGACCGTCGTCCTGCGTCTCCACGGCGAGCTGGCCCACCACGCCCAGTCGGTGGTCCTGCCGCTGCTGCTGCCGGACGCCCCGGTCGTGGTCTGGTGGCCCGAGGGCGCCCCCGACGATCCGGCGAAGGACCCGCTGGGCGCGCTGGCCCAGCGCCGGATCACCGATGCGTACTCGGCGGAGAACCCGGGTGCCGAACTCGCGGTGCGCGCCCGGTCGTACACCCCCGGCGACACCGATCTGGCCTGGACCCGCATCACGCCGTGGCGCTCGATGCTGGCGGCCGCGCTCGACCAGCAGCATGTCGAGGTCGTCTCGGCGACGGTCGAGGGCGAGTCGGAGAACCCGAGCTGTGAGCTGCTCGCCATGTGGCTCGCGGACCGGCTGAAGGTTCCGGTGGAGCGCACCCTGTCCGGCGGCCCCGGTCTGACGGCCGTGCATATGGAGACCAAGAACGGCGTCATCGTC
This sequence is a window from Streptomyces sp. NBC_01217. Protein-coding genes within it:
- the tal gene encoding transaldolase, whose amino-acid sequence is MTDALKRLSDEGVAIWLDDLSRKRITSGNLAELIDQQHVVGVTTNPSIFQKAISHGDGYEQQLTDLATRKVTVDEAIRMITTADVRDAADILRPVFDATDGQDGRVSIEVDPRLAHHTDATVAEAKQLAWLVDRPNTLIKIPATKAGLPAITAVIGKGISVNVTLIFSLERYREVMDAYLAGLEKAKAAGLDISKIHSVASFFVSRVDSEIDKRLDAIGTDEAKALKGKAALANARLAYEAFEEVFSSERWAALDKAQANKQRPLWASTGVKDPAYKDTLYVDDLVAPGTVNTMPEATLDATADHGQITGNTIAGTYEQARAELDAVGKLGISYDDVVQLLEDEGVEKFEASWIDLLNSTEAELKRLAPSEG
- the opcA gene encoding glucose-6-phosphate dehydrogenase assembly protein OpcA, encoding MKIDLTETTSSKINQALVSARRAIGTPAIGMVLTLVIVTDEENAYDALKSAGDASREHPSRIIAVIKRVSRSPRSRRDARLDAEVRVGSDAGTGETVVLRLHGELAHHAQSVVLPLLLPDAPVVVWWPEGAPDDPAKDPLGALAQRRITDAYSAENPGAELAVRARSYTPGDTDLAWTRITPWRSMLAAALDQQHVEVVSATVEGESENPSCELLAMWLADRLKVPVERTLSGGPGLTAVHMETKNGVIVLDRPDGSLATLSMQGQPDRAVALKRRDTAELLAEELRRLDPDNTYEATVKFGVEKLGGPDRPKPAGSTPAEPATASAAPAAAKKTAARKAAAK
- the tkt gene encoding transketolase, whose product is MSTKPTTTDLQWTELDQRAVDTVRVLAADAVQKVGNGHPGTAMSLAPAAYTLFQKVMRHDPADAEWTGRDRFVLSAGHSSLTLYIQLYLAGYGLELDDLKAFRTWGSKTPGHPEYGHTTGVETTTGPLGQGVANAVGMAMAARYERGLFDPEAAPGTSPFDHMVWVVAGDGCLQEGISAEASSLAGHQKLGNLVLLWDDNHISIEGDTETAVSEDTLKRYEAYGWHVQRVDQLPSGDLDPAGLYRALQAAKAETERPSFIAARSIIAWPAPHAQNTEASHGSALGAEEVAATKKVLGFDPEKSFEVSDEVISHTREALDRGREAKAEWEKSLAAWRTANPERAAEFDRISAGELPTGWEDKLPVFEPGKSVATRAASGKVLQQLGAIIPELWGGSADLAGSNNTTIDKTSSFLPAGNPLPEADPYGRTIHFGIREHAMAAAMNGIALHGNTRVYGGTFLVFSDYMRNAVRLSALMHLPVTYVWTHDSIGLGEDGPTHQPVEHLASLRAIPGLNIVRPADANETAIAWREILRRYTKVFGKGAPHGLALTRQGVPTYEANEDAAKGGYVLFEAEGGNAQVLLIGTGSEVHLAVEAREELQAAGIPTRVVSMPSVEWFEEQDQAYKDSVLPPSVKARVAVEAGIGLTWHRYVGDAGRIVSLEHFGASADAKVLFREFGFTGEHVAAAARESLAAAAR
- a CDS encoding heme o synthase, translating into MCVTAVESRPAGVALTPSPGGHRPFGVRVKAFVALTKPRIIELLLITTVPVMFLAAQGVPDLWLVLTTTVGGYLSAGGANALNMYIDRDIDALMDRTSQRPLVTGMVSPRECLAFGIALAVISTVWFGLLVNWLSAALSLGALLFYVVVYTMLLKRRTSQNIVWGGIAGCMPVLIGWSAVTDSMSWAAVILFAVIFFWTPPHYWPLSMKVKDDYARVGVPMLPVIASNRVVARQIVLYSWVMVAVSLLLTPLGYTGWFYTAVALLTGGFWLWEAHGLQARAKAGVSGAKLKEMRLFHWSITYVSLLFVAVAVDPFLR
- the zwf gene encoding glucose-6-phosphate dehydrogenase, with amino-acid sequence MSGVPGANPLRDAQDRRLPRIAGPSGLVIFGVTGDLSRKKLMPAVYDLANRGLLPPGFSLIGFARREWHDEDFAQEVHDAVKQHARTPFREEVWQQLIQGMRFVQGNFDDDDAFETLKATIQELDKAQGTGGNFAFYLSVPPKFFPKVVQQLKKHGLAEQKEGSWRRAVIEKPFGHDLASAQELNQLVHDVFPPNEVFRIDHYLGKETVQNILALRFANTMFEPIWNRSYVDHVQITMAEDIGIGGRAGYYDGIGAARDVIQNHLLQLLALTAMEEPGSFHPKALVAEKLKVLTAVELPEDLGKHTVRAQYAHAWQGGEEVPGYLEEDGIDPKSKTDTYAAIKLTINNRRWAGVPFYLRTGKRLGRRVTEIAVVFKRAPYLPFESGATEELGGNALVIRVQPDEGVTVRFGSKVPGTSMEVRDVTMDFAYGESFTESSPEAYERLILDVLLGDANLFPRHQEVELSWNILDPIEEYWDRHGKPAQYPAGTWGPAEADEMLARDGRSWRRP